Proteins encoded together in one Paracoccus sp. SMMA_5_TC window:
- a CDS encoding class I SAM-dependent methyltransferase has translation MHHDVHDLRKFYYSRAMGRVVQRVLRDRLISMWPPELTQGMTVLGYGFAAPLLRPYLTRARRVSALMPGPQGVMAWPAGLPNCSVLCEELAWPVDTGSVDRLVLLHALETADQPAALMDECWRVLGPGGRMLIMVPNRAGLWARSETTPFGFGRSYTAGQLEAQARAAGFVAERTGAALYTPPFDRRFWLRSAQMWERIGLRVSQVLVAGVVLIEFSKHVPAPIGRGRRVSVPSPLDVLEGIARPRPAGQGAGRIARDPS, from the coding sequence ATGCATCACGACGTTCACGATCTGCGCAAGTTCTACTACTCCCGTGCCATGGGCCGGGTGGTCCAGCGCGTGCTGCGCGATCGGCTGATCAGCATGTGGCCGCCCGAATTGACGCAGGGTATGACCGTGCTTGGTTATGGCTTCGCAGCGCCGTTGCTGCGGCCCTATCTGACAAGGGCGCGGCGTGTCAGTGCGCTGATGCCCGGGCCGCAGGGCGTGATGGCCTGGCCTGCGGGGCTGCCCAATTGTTCGGTGTTGTGCGAGGAACTTGCCTGGCCGGTCGATACCGGCAGCGTGGATCGGCTGGTGCTGCTGCACGCGTTGGAGACCGCCGATCAGCCGGCTGCGCTGATGGACGAATGCTGGCGCGTGCTGGGTCCGGGCGGTCGCATGTTGATCATGGTGCCGAACCGCGCCGGGCTTTGGGCACGATCCGAAACGACCCCTTTCGGATTCGGCCGAAGCTATACGGCAGGTCAGCTCGAGGCGCAGGCGCGAGCCGCCGGATTCGTGGCCGAGCGCACGGGTGCGGCGCTTTATACCCCGCCTTTCGATCGGCGATTCTGGCTGCGCAGTGCGCAGATGTGGGAACGCATCGGTCTGCGCGTCAGTCAGGTGCTGGTGGCGGGCGTGGTATTGATCGAATTCAGCAAGCATGTTCCGGCACCGATCGGGCGCGGGCGCCGGGTCAGCGTGCCAAGCCCGCTGGATGTGCTGGAAGGGATCGCGCGGCCGCGCCCGGCAGGGCAGGGCGCGGGCCGGATCGCGCGTGATCCAAGCTGA
- the ssb gene encoding single-stranded DNA-binding protein, with protein MAGSVNKVILVGNLGQDPEIRSFQNGGKVANLRIATSEQWKDRNTGERRERTEWHTVVIYSEPLVRVAEQFLKKGSKVYVEGQLETRKWQDQAGNDRYSTEVALRPFRSELHMLDGRGGAGGGGRDEGYGGGYAGGYGGGSGGGGSTPAASNRPDFDDDIPF; from the coding sequence ATGGCAGGCAGCGTGAACAAGGTAATCCTGGTCGGCAATCTGGGGCAGGATCCGGAAATCCGCAGCTTCCAGAACGGTGGAAAGGTTGCGAATCTGCGCATCGCGACCAGCGAACAGTGGAAGGATCGCAATACCGGCGAACGTCGCGAACGCACCGAATGGCATACCGTCGTGATCTATTCCGAACCGCTTGTGCGCGTCGCCGAACAGTTCCTGAAAAAGGGCTCGAAGGTTTACGTGGAAGGCCAGCTCGAAACCCGCAAGTGGCAGGACCAGGCCGGCAACGACCGTTATTCGACCGAGGTGGCGCTGCGCCCGTTCCGCAGCGAACTGCATATGCTCGACGGCCGGGGCGGCGCTGGCGGCGGCGGACGTGACGAAGGCTATGGCGGTGGTTACGCGGGCGGCTATGGTGGCGGCAGCGGTGGCGGCGGCTCAACCCCGGCCGCATCGAACCGGCCCGACTTCGACGACGACATCCCGTTCTGA
- the clpA gene encoding ATP-dependent Clp protease ATP-binding subunit ClpA codes for MPSFSTTLEQAIHSALALANEHRHELATLEHLLLALTEEPDAVKVMRACNVDLEELRRMLVEFIEDDLSTLITDVEGSEAVPTAAFQRVIQRAAIHVQSSGRTEVTGANVLVAIFAERESNAAFFLQELDMTRYDAVNFIAHGVAKNPSFSENRPVQGAEQRGEQAQSEQPVPKDESALAKYCVDLNKKAAKGEVDPLIGRADEVERCIQVLCRRRKNNPLLVGDPGVGKTAIAEGLALKITRGETPEVLAGSTIYSLDMGALLAGTRYRGDFEERLKAVVKELEEHHDAILFIDEIHTVIGAGATSGGAMDASNLLKPALAGGKLRCMGSTTYKEFRQHFEKDRALSRRFQKIDVNEPTVPDAIKILMGLKPSFEKHHDLRYTNDAIRSAVELASRYINDRKLPDSAIDVIDEAGAAQHLVAESKRRKTIGPREIEAVVAKIARIPPKNVSKDDAAVLRDLEATLKRLVFGQDAAIEALASAIKLARAGLREPEKPIGNYLFAGPTGVGKTEVAKQLASTLGVELLRFDMSEYMEKHAVSRLIGAPPGYVGFDQGGLLTDGVDQHPHCVLLLDEIEKAHPDVYNILLQVMDHGKLTDHNGRQVDFRNVILIMTSNAGAADQARAAFGFGRDRREGEDTAAIERTFTPEFRNRLDAIISFAPLSREVVVHVVEKFVLQLEAQLIDRGVHIELSPEAAEWLAEKGYDEKMGARPLGRVIQETIKKPLAEELLFGRLTKGGVVRVRIENDKPVFDIAGPETPRISNSKPPLLTAD; via the coding sequence GTGCCGTCCTTTTCGACCACGCTGGAACAGGCCATCCATTCCGCGCTTGCGCTGGCCAATGAGCATCGCCACGAACTGGCGACGCTTGAACATCTCTTGCTGGCGCTGACAGAAGAGCCGGACGCCGTGAAGGTCATGCGGGCCTGCAACGTCGATCTGGAAGAATTGCGCCGCATGCTGGTCGAGTTCATCGAGGACGATCTGTCGACCCTGATCACCGATGTCGAGGGCTCCGAGGCTGTGCCCACCGCCGCATTTCAACGCGTCATCCAGCGCGCGGCGATCCATGTGCAAAGCTCGGGCCGAACCGAGGTGACGGGCGCAAACGTCCTGGTCGCCATTTTCGCCGAGCGGGAATCGAACGCTGCGTTCTTCCTGCAGGAACTGGACATGACGCGCTATGACGCGGTGAACTTCATTGCGCATGGCGTGGCCAAGAACCCGTCTTTCTCTGAAAATCGCCCGGTGCAAGGCGCCGAACAGCGCGGCGAACAGGCCCAGTCCGAACAGCCGGTGCCCAAGGATGAATCCGCGCTGGCGAAATATTGCGTCGACTTGAACAAGAAAGCCGCCAAGGGCGAGGTCGATCCCCTGATAGGCCGCGCCGACGAGGTCGAACGCTGCATCCAGGTGCTGTGCCGCCGTCGCAAGAACAACCCGCTGCTGGTGGGCGATCCCGGCGTGGGCAAGACGGCGATTGCCGAAGGGCTGGCGCTGAAGATCACGCGGGGCGAGACGCCCGAGGTTCTTGCGGGCTCGACCATCTATTCGCTGGACATGGGTGCCTTGCTGGCCGGCACCCGCTATCGCGGCGATTTTGAAGAGCGGTTGAAGGCCGTGGTCAAGGAGCTGGAGGAGCATCACGACGCCATCCTGTTCATCGACGAAATCCACACGGTGATCGGGGCCGGCGCGACCTCGGGCGGTGCGATGGATGCGTCGAACCTGCTCAAGCCCGCGCTTGCCGGCGGCAAGCTGCGCTGCATGGGCTCGACCACCTACAAGGAGTTCCGTCAGCATTTCGAAAAGGATCGCGCGCTCTCGCGCCGCTTCCAGAAAATCGACGTGAACGAACCCACCGTGCCCGATGCCATCAAGATCCTGATGGGGCTGAAACCCAGCTTCGAAAAGCACCACGATCTGCGCTACACAAATGACGCGATCCGTTCGGCCGTCGAACTGGCCTCGCGTTATATCAACGACCGCAAGCTGCCTGACAGCGCCATCGACGTGATCGACGAAGCCGGCGCTGCCCAGCATCTGGTCGCGGAAAGCAAGCGGCGCAAGACCATCGGCCCGCGAGAGATCGAGGCGGTTGTCGCCAAGATCGCCCGCATCCCGCCCAAGAACGTCTCAAAGGACGACGCCGCAGTTCTGCGCGATCTTGAGGCGACGCTGAAAAGGCTGGTCTTTGGTCAGGATGCCGCAATCGAGGCGCTGGCTTCGGCGATCAAGCTGGCGCGCGCCGGCCTGCGCGAACCCGAAAAGCCGATCGGCAACTACCTGTTTGCCGGCCCGACCGGCGTCGGCAAGACCGAGGTCGCCAAACAGCTTGCTTCGACCCTGGGGGTGGAGTTGCTGCGCTTTGACATGTCGGAATACATGGAAAAGCACGCAGTCAGCCGACTGATCGGGGCGCCGCCCGGCTATGTGGGCTTTGACCAGGGCGGCCTGCTGACCGACGGCGTCGATCAGCACCCGCATTGCGTGCTGTTGCTGGACGAAATCGAAAAGGCGCATCCGGATGTCTACAACATCCTGTTGCAGGTGATGGATCACGGCAAACTGACCGACCACAACGGCCGTCAGGTTGATTTCCGCAATGTCATCCTGATCATGACCTCGAACGCAGGCGCCGCCGATCAGGCGCGCGCCGCCTTCGGCTTCGGCCGCGACCGGCGCGAGGGCGAGGATACAGCCGCCATCGAACGCACCTTCACGCCCGAATTCCGCAACCGGCTGGACGCGATCATCAGCTTCGCGCCGCTGTCGCGCGAGGTCGTGGTGCATGTGGTCGAGAAATTCGTGCTGCAACTGGAAGCCCAGCTGATCGACCGCGGCGTGCATATCGAGCTCAGCCCGGAAGCCGCCGAATGGCTCGCCGAAAAAGGCTATGACGAAAAGATGGGCGCACGACCGCTGGGCCGGGTGATCCAGGAAACCATCAAGAAGCCCCTGGCCGAGGAACTGCTGTTCGGACGCCTGACCAAGGGCGGCGTGGTCCGCGTGCGGATCGAGAACGACAAGCCCGTTTTCGACATCGCCGGGCCGGAAACGCCCAGGATCAGCAACTCGAAACCGCCACTGCTGACGGCGGACTGA
- a CDS encoding YSC84-related protein: MTSGTQISRRMLLLGGAALGLAGCSNAIGQDAPSRLDARVDATRDFLLRTYPNVAPMLRSAKGVLYMPLMTEAGFGLGGAYGQGALRINDVTVDYYSATQASLGFQIGAQQYAHVLIFQTDAALADFRKAPGWVAEAGAYYALPAGGLAVGTDTITAQQPVVAMVFGQSGLMAGAAIAGTKYSRIIPSTF, translated from the coding sequence ATGACAAGCGGAACACAGATAAGCCGACGCATGCTGCTGCTGGGTGGCGCGGCGCTGGGCCTGGCGGGCTGCTCCAATGCGATCGGACAGGATGCGCCTTCACGCCTGGATGCCCGAGTCGATGCCACCCGCGATTTCCTGCTGCGCACCTATCCCAACGTTGCGCCGATGCTGCGCAGTGCCAAGGGCGTCCTTTACATGCCGCTGATGACAGAGGCGGGTTTCGGGCTGGGCGGCGCCTATGGCCAAGGCGCACTGCGTATCAATGACGTGACGGTGGATTACTATTCCGCGACCCAGGCCAGCCTTGGGTTTCAGATCGGCGCCCAGCAATATGCTCATGTGCTGATCTTTCAGACCGACGCCGCCCTGGCGGATTTCCGCAAGGCGCCTGGCTGGGTGGCCGAGGCAGGTGCCTATTATGCGCTGCCAGCCGGGGGGCTGGCGGTTGGCACCGATACCATCACTGCCCAGCAGCCGGTGGTCGCGATGGTCTTTGGTCAGTCGGGGCTGATGGCCGGCGCCGCCATCGCCGGCACCAAATACAGCCGCATCATCCCCTCGACATTCTAG
- the mfd gene encoding transcription-repair coupling factor yields MSSKPEHLILSGAPEGMDAALIARELQRGQPVIHVARDDRRMAAMRAALGFFAPTAVVLEFPAWDTTPYDRVSPAAEVMAARMAVLNALAHQALRGPFVLLTTLSAAMQRVPPRKALRNAGFSARVGSRMDEAALRAFLTRMGFSQAPTVTEPGDYALRGGIIDIYPPGDTGPIRLDLFGDVLEGARRFDVESQRSIEKLDKVELAPMSEVILDEAAITRFRQNYRAEYGGGANDPLYEGISAGRKMAGMEHWLPWFHDGLESLFDYLPEASLVLDDHIDQVRAARSHTIAEQFDARCEALRRKGGADNVYRPVPPGEMFPDEAEWNEWLDRHRVLRLSVLARPPGPGVLDAGGRPGRNFAPERQAENTNLFRSLSDHVRKLQTSHRVVIASFSEGARERLAGLLADEGLTGVKPIADLRDLPAQPGAVGLAIWPLEEGFVSQGSATGPLAVISEQDVLGDRLIRGARKRRKAENFLRDTTSLTPGDLIVHVEHGIGRYTGLETVKALGVPHDCVALEYAGGDRLYLPVENIELLSRYGHEEGLLDRLGGGAWQARKARLKERIKLIADRLMRVAAERMLRAAPILEPEHHEIESFAARFPYTETEDQAAAIADVAEDLAAGRPMDRLVVGDVGFGKTEVAMRAAFIAASQGRQVAVVAPTTLLARQHFRTFAERFRGTAITVRPLSRFVSAKDAAETRKGLAEGTVDIVVGTHAVLAKQIRFKNLGLLIVDEEQHFGVAHKERLKELRSDIHVLTLTATPIPRTLQLSLSGVRDLSVIGTPPVDRLSIRTYVSEFDSVTIREALLREKYRGGQSFFVVPRLADLPEIEQWLREHVPEVTFIVAHGQLAAGDLDSRMNAFYDRGADVLLATTIVESGLDIPTANTMVVWRADMFGLAQLYQIRGRVGRSKTRAYCYLTTKPRVPLTPQAMRRLKFLGAIDSLGAGFNLASQDLDLRGAGNLLGEEQSGHIKEVGFELYQAMLEETIAKLKAGEIEGTPEDDWAPQLNLGVPVTIPEAYVPDLDVRLGLYRRLAELTTKVELEGFAAELIDRFGPLPREVNTLLLVIRIKAMAKRANIARLDVGPKGATVQFHQDKFPNPAGLVEFLQDQRGQAKVSDNRIIIRRDWPGEGDRIKGAFAIAKDLAAKLKDAKARG; encoded by the coding sequence ATGTCGTCAAAACCCGAACACCTGATCCTTTCCGGCGCGCCCGAGGGCATGGACGCCGCCCTGATCGCGCGCGAGCTGCAGCGCGGCCAGCCCGTCATCCATGTCGCGCGCGATGATCGGCGCATGGCGGCGATGCGCGCTGCCCTGGGCTTTTTCGCGCCGACCGCTGTCGTGCTGGAGTTTCCGGCCTGGGATACGACCCCTTACGACCGTGTCTCGCCCGCGGCCGAGGTGATGGCGGCGCGGATGGCCGTGCTGAACGCGCTGGCGCATCAGGCGCTGCGCGGCCCGTTTGTGCTGCTGACCACGCTGTCGGCGGCGATGCAGCGGGTGCCGCCCCGCAAGGCCCTGCGCAATGCGGGGTTTTCGGCCCGGGTGGGCAGCCGCATGGACGAAGCGGCCTTGCGCGCATTTCTGACGCGCATGGGATTTTCCCAGGCGCCCACCGTGACCGAACCGGGCGACTATGCGCTGCGCGGTGGCATCATCGACATCTATCCACCCGGTGACACCGGCCCTATCAGGTTGGATCTGTTCGGCGACGTTCTGGAAGGCGCGCGCCGATTTGACGTGGAATCACAGCGTTCCATCGAAAAGCTTGATAAAGTCGAGCTCGCCCCCATGTCCGAGGTGATCCTGGACGAGGCTGCGATCACCCGTTTTCGCCAGAATTATCGGGCAGAATACGGTGGCGGCGCGAATGATCCCCTGTATGAGGGCATCAGCGCCGGGCGCAAGATGGCCGGGATGGAACATTGGCTGCCGTGGTTCCACGATGGGCTGGAAAGCCTGTTCGACTATCTGCCCGAGGCGTCGCTGGTGCTGGACGATCACATCGACCAGGTGCGCGCGGCGCGCAGCCATACCATTGCCGAGCAGTTCGATGCCCGGTGCGAGGCGCTGCGCCGCAAGGGCGGCGCGGATAATGTCTATCGCCCGGTTCCTCCGGGCGAGATGTTCCCGGATGAGGCGGAATGGAACGAATGGCTTGACCGCCATCGCGTCCTGCGCCTGTCGGTGCTGGCGAGGCCGCCTGGTCCCGGGGTGCTGGATGCCGGCGGCCGGCCAGGTCGCAATTTCGCGCCCGAACGTCAGGCAGAAAATACAAATCTGTTCAGATCGTTATCCGATCACGTCAGAAAACTTCAAACATCGCATCGCGTCGTCATTGCCAGCTTTTCCGAAGGTGCGCGCGAACGCTTGGCCGGGCTTTTGGCCGATGAAGGCTTGACCGGCGTAAAGCCGATTGCCGATCTGCGCGATCTGCCGGCGCAACCTGGCGCGGTGGGTCTGGCGATCTGGCCGCTAGAGGAAGGCTTCGTCTCGCAAGGCAGCGCCACCGGTCCGCTCGCGGTGATCTCGGAACAGGATGTGCTGGGTGACCGGCTGATCCGCGGCGCCAGAAAAAGGCGCAAGGCGGAAAACTTTCTGCGAGACACCACGTCGCTGACGCCGGGCGATCTGATCGTGCATGTGGAACACGGCATCGGTCGCTACACCGGGCTGGAAACGGTCAAGGCGCTGGGTGTGCCGCATGATTGTGTGGCACTGGAATACGCCGGTGGTGACCGGTTGTATCTTCCGGTCGAGAATATCGAACTGCTCAGCCGCTATGGCCATGAGGAAGGTTTGCTGGATCGGCTGGGCGGCGGCGCCTGGCAGGCGCGAAAGGCCCGGCTGAAAGAGCGCATCAAGCTGATCGCCGACCGCCTGATGCGGGTTGCTGCCGAGCGCATGTTGCGAGCTGCTCCGATCCTTGAGCCCGAACATCACGAGATCGAAAGTTTTGCCGCCCGCTTTCCCTATACGGAAACCGAGGACCAGGCCGCGGCCATCGCTGATGTCGCCGAGGATCTTGCTGCCGGTCGGCCGATGGACCGGCTGGTGGTCGGCGATGTGGGCTTTGGCAAGACCGAGGTGGCGATGCGCGCCGCCTTCATCGCTGCCTCGCAGGGGCGGCAGGTGGCGGTGGTGGCGCCGACGACGTTGCTGGCGCGCCAGCATTTCCGCACCTTTGCTGAACGCTTTCGCGGCACCGCGATCACTGTGCGGCCGCTGTCACGCTTTGTCAGCGCCAAGGATGCCGCTGAAACCCGCAAGGGTCTGGCCGAGGGCACGGTCGATATCGTCGTCGGCACCCATGCCGTCCTGGCCAAGCAGATCAGGTTCAAGAACCTGGGGCTGCTGATCGTGGACGAAGAACAGCATTTCGGCGTGGCCCACAAGGAGCGGCTGAAGGAACTGCGCAGCGACATCCATGTGCTGACGCTGACGGCCACCCCGATACCGCGCACCTTGCAATTGTCGTTGTCGGGCGTCCGCGACCTGTCGGTCATCGGCACGCCGCCGGTCGATCGGCTGTCGATCCGCACCTATGTCTCGGAATTCGACAGCGTGACCATCCGCGAGGCGCTGCTGCGCGAGAAATATCGCGGCGGGCAAAGCTTTTTCGTGGTGCCGCGCCTGGCGGACCTACCCGAGATCGAGCAATGGCTGCGCGAGCATGTTCCCGAGGTCACTTTCATCGTGGCCCACGGGCAGCTGGCTGCCGGCGATCTGGATAGCCGCATGAACGCCTTTTACGATCGCGGGGCGGATGTGCTGCTGGCGACGACGATCGTCGAATCGGGGCTGGACATCCCGACGGCGAACACGATGGTGGTCTGGCGTGCCGACATGTTCGGTCTGGCGCAGCTTTACCAGATTCGCGGGCGTGTCGGCCGCTCAAAAACTCGCGCCTACTGCTATCTGACGACCAAGCCGCGGGTGCCGCTGACCCCGCAAGCCATGCGGCGGCTGAAATTTCTGGGCGCCATCGACAGCCTGGGGGCAGGGTTCAACCTGGCCTCGCAGGATCTGGACCTGCGCGGCGCGGGTAATCTGCTGGGCGAGGAACAGTCGGGTCACATCAAGGAAGTCGGGTTTGAACTGTATCAGGCGATGCTCGAGGAAACCATCGCCAAGCTGAAAGCCGGGGAGATCGAGGGCACGCCCGAAGACGATTGGGCGCCGCAGCTTAACCTGGGCGTGCCGGTGACGATTCCGGAGGCCTATGTGCCGGATCTGGACGTGCGGCTGGGGCTTTATCGTCGTCTGGCCGAGCTGACCACCAAGGTCGAGCTGGAAGGTTTTGCGGCCGAGTTGATCGACCGTTTCGGGCCGCTGCCGCGAGAGGTGAATACGCTGCTTCTGGTGATCCGCATCAAGGCCATGGCCAAGCGCGCCAATATCGCGCGGCTGGATGTGGGGCCCAAGGGCGCCACCGTTCAGTTCCACCAGGACAAGTTTCCAAACCCGGCCGGCCTTGTCGAATTCCTGCAGGACCAGCGCGGTCAGGCCAAGGTCAGCGACAATCGCATCATCATTCGTCGCGACTGGCCCGGAGAGGGCGATCGCATCAAGGGTGCCTTCGCGATTGCCAAGGATCTGGCGGCCAAGCTGAAGGATGCGAAGGCGCGGGGCTGA
- the hemB gene encoding porphobilinogen synthase, giving the protein MSPTPIVAPFPQSRLRRLRRTPALRAMTRETTLGVDNLIWPIFVTEMADGAGEIPSMPGVERLTLDGARRAAETAMRLGIPAICVFPHSDPDRKTDGCERAWDPENIGNRAIRAIKAEAPELAVMTDIALDPYNANGHDGLVRDGVILNDETVEALCRMALIQAEMGADILGPSDMMDGRIGALRAALESAGHKDVAILSYAAKYASGFYGPFRDAVGASGRLVGDKKTYQIDPANRAEALRCVARDLAEGADMVMVKPGLPYLDICRMVRDQFAAPTFAYQVSGEYAMLEGAIRNGWLGREVVLESLLAFRRAGCDGILTYYAPQAAEALARN; this is encoded by the coding sequence ATGTCCCCCACCCCGATCGTCGCCCCGTTTCCGCAATCGCGCCTGCGTCGACTGCGCCGCACCCCCGCCTTGCGCGCGATGACCCGTGAAACCACTCTGGGCGTGGACAACCTGATCTGGCCGATCTTTGTCACCGAAATGGCGGATGGCGCGGGCGAAATCCCCTCGATGCCCGGGGTCGAACGGCTGACGCTGGACGGGGCGCGTCGCGCCGCCGAAACCGCGATGCGGCTGGGGATTCCGGCGATTTGCGTGTTTCCCCATTCCGATCCCGACCGCAAGACCGACGGCTGCGAACGCGCATGGGACCCCGAGAACATCGGCAACCGCGCCATCCGCGCCATCAAGGCCGAGGCGCCCGAACTGGCGGTGATGACCGACATCGCACTGGATCCCTATAATGCCAATGGCCATGACGGGCTGGTGCGCGACGGGGTGATTCTGAATGACGAAACCGTCGAGGCGCTGTGCCGCATGGCGCTGATACAGGCCGAGATGGGCGCCGACATCCTGGGCCCTTCGGACATGATGGACGGGCGCATCGGCGCGCTGCGCGCCGCGCTGGAATCGGCCGGGCACAAGGATGTGGCCATCCTGTCCTATGCGGCCAAATACGCCAGCGGCTTTTATGGCCCGTTTCGCGATGCCGTGGGCGCATCGGGTCGTCTGGTCGGCGACAAGAAAACCTATCAGATCGACCCGGCCAACCGCGCCGAGGCGCTGCGCTGCGTTGCCCGAGATCTGGCCGAAGGCGCCGACATGGTCATGGTCAAGCCTGGGCTGCCCTATCTGGACATCTGTCGGATGGTGCGCGACCAGTTCGCCGCGCCGACCTTTGCCTATCAGGTCAGCGGCGAATACGCGATGCTGGAAGGGGCGATCCGCAACGGCTGGCTGGGGCGTGAGGTGGTGCTGGAAAGCCTGCTGGCCTTTCGTCGTGCGGGCTGCGACGGCATCCTGACCTACTATGCCCCGCAGGCCGCCGAGGCGCTGGCGCGAAACTGA
- the gloB gene encoding hydroxyacylglutathione hydrolase, with protein sequence MPLQLVPVRCLQDNYAWLLHGHGRTALIDAPEAAPILAELQARGWGLDMIALTHHHADHVQAVAELTSGTGARVVGNIQDAARLPRLDLALQPGDSFDLCGERADVIAADGHTIGHVAYHLPTSAMLFTGDSLMALGCGRLFEGDAQTMWDTLARLAALPGHTQLGSGHDYCRGNGAFALSVDPDNPALQGRLQAISRGERPCAPSTIAEERATNPFLRVAELRDRLGLAGRPEVEVFAALRAMKDRF encoded by the coding sequence ATGCCGCTGCAACTCGTTCCCGTTCGCTGCCTTCAGGACAATTACGCCTGGCTGCTGCATGGGCATGGCCGGACGGCGCTGATCGACGCCCCCGAGGCCGCTCCGATCCTGGCCGAATTGCAGGCCCGCGGATGGGGTCTCGACATGATCGCCCTGACCCATCACCATGCAGATCACGTCCAGGCCGTGGCTGAACTGACATCCGGCACAGGCGCCCGCGTGGTGGGCAATATCCAGGATGCCGCGCGCTTGCCCCGGCTGGATCTGGCGCTGCAGCCGGGCGACAGCTTCGATCTTTGTGGCGAGCGCGCCGATGTCATTGCGGCGGACGGACATACGATCGGCCATGTCGCCTACCACCTGCCGACGTCTGCGATGCTGTTCACTGGGGACAGCCTCATGGCCCTGGGCTGCGGCAGGCTGTTCGAAGGCGATGCGCAGACCATGTGGGACACGCTCGCGCGCCTTGCCGCATTGCCTGGACATACGCAGTTGGGCTCGGGGCACGACTATTGCCGTGGCAACGGTGCCTTCGCCCTGTCAGTCGATCCCGACAACCCTGCCCTGCAAGGCCGATTGCAGGCGATTTCCCGCGGCGAACGTCCCTGCGCACCCTCAACCATCGCGGAAGAACGTGCCACCAACCCATTTCTGCGGGTTGCGGAGTTGCGCGACAGGCTTGGCCTTGCAGGCCGTCCCGAAGTCGAGGTCTTTGCCGCGCTGCGCGCGATGAAGGACAGGTTCTGA
- a CDS encoding lytic transglycosylase domain-containing protein translates to MLSSHRALLGRIGRVSAVLTLALSVAAPASAQGLRLQVKDSKSRLAQFERQTRLMDTRLAGQYQQSARLRPGGTSTKSVVELDIPTAIPAYRGNRRSQYLPHARAMARKHGVPEDLFLRLVQQESGWNPSARSHKGAQGLAQLMPGTAAKLGVDARDPIQNLEGGARYLRMMYNTFGSWRLALAAYNAGPGAVAKYGGVPPYAETRNYVRIIHGS, encoded by the coding sequence ATGCTTTCAAGCCATCGTGCGCTGCTGGGCCGTATCGGCCGGGTTTCTGCCGTCCTGACGCTGGCGCTGAGCGTCGCCGCACCGGCATCCGCGCAAGGTCTGCGCTTGCAGGTCAAGGACAGCAAGTCCCGACTGGCCCAGTTCGAACGGCAGACCAGGTTGATGGATACCCGGCTGGCTGGGCAGTATCAGCAATCGGCCCGGCTGCGACCAGGCGGCACCTCGACGAAAAGCGTGGTGGAGCTGGACATTCCCACGGCGATCCCGGCCTATCGGGGCAATCGGCGCAGTCAGTATCTTCCCCATGCCCGCGCCATGGCCCGCAAGCACGGCGTCCCCGAGGATCTTTTCCTGCGCCTGGTGCAGCAGGAATCGGGCTGGAACCCTTCGGCCCGGTCGCACAAGGGGGCGCAGGGTCTGGCCCAGCTGATGCCCGGAACGGCGGCAAAACTGGGGGTGGACGCGCGCGACCCGATCCAGAACCTGGAAGGCGGCGCCCGCTACCTGCGCATGATGTATAACACCTTTGGCAGCTGGCGCCTCGCGCTGGCGGCCTATAACGCCGGGCCGGGGGCGGTGGCGAAATATGGCGGCGTGCCGCCTTATGCCGAAACCCGCAATTACGTGCGCATCATCCACGGCAGCTAG